In Odocoileus virginianus isolate 20LAN1187 ecotype Illinois chromosome 5, Ovbor_1.2, whole genome shotgun sequence, a single window of DNA contains:
- the ANP32E gene encoding acidic leucine-rich nuclear phosphoprotein 32 family member E isoform X3, producing MEMKKRINLELRDRAPEEVTELVLDNCLCVNGEIEGLNDTFKKLEFLSMANVELSSLARLPSLNKLRKLELSDNIISGGLEVLAEKCPNLTYLNLSGNKIKDLSTVEALQNLKNLKSLDLFNCEITNLEDYRESIFELLQQITYLDGFDQEDNEAPDSEEEDDEDGDEDDEEEEEDEAGPPEGYEEEEEEEEEDEDEDEDEAGSELEEGEEEVGLSYLMKEEIQDEEDDDDYVEEGEEEEEEEEEEGLRGEKRKRDAEDDGEEDD from the exons atggagaTGAAGAAGAGGATTAACCTGGAGTTAAGGGACAGAGCTCCGGAGGAG GTAACAGAATTGGTCCTTGATAATTGCCTCTGTGTCAATGGGGAAATTGAGGGCCTgaatgatacttttaaaaaactagagTTTCTGAGTATGGCTAATGTGGAACTAAGTTCACTGGCCCGGCTGCCCAGCTTAAATAAACTTCGGAAG TTGGAACTTAGTGATAATATAATTTCTGGAGGCTTGGAAGTCCTGGCAGAGAAATGCCCAAATCTTACCTACCTCAATTTGAGTGGAAACAAAATCAAAGATCTCAGTACAGTAGAAGCTCTG caaaatcttaaaaatttgaaGAGTCTTGACTTGTTTAACTGTGAGATCACAAACCTGGAAGATTACAGAGAAAGTATTTTTGAACTGCTGCAGCAAATCACATACTTAGATGGATTTGACCAGGAGGATAATGAAGCACCAGACTCAGAAGAGGAGGATGATGAGG ATGGAGATGAAGAtgatgaagaggaagaggaagatgaagcTGGTCCACCTGAAGGatatgaggaagaggaggaggaagaggaggaggatgaggatGAGGATGAAGATGAAGCAGGCTCAGAActggaagagggagaagaggaggtggGCCTCTCATActtgatgaaagaagaaattcaG GATGAAGAAGATGATGATGACTATGTtgaagaaggggaagaagaagaagaagaagaagaagagg AAGGTCTTCGAGGGGAAAAGAGGAAACGAGATGCTGAAGATGATGGAGAGGAAGATGACTAG
- the ANP32E gene encoding acidic leucine-rich nuclear phosphoprotein 32 family member E isoform X1, which yields MEMKKRINLELRDRAPEEVTELVLDNCLCVNGEIEGLNDTFKKLEFLSMANVELSSLARLPSLNKLRKLELSDNIISGGLEVLAEKCPNLTYLNLSGNKIKDLSTVEALQNLKNLKSLDLFNCEITNLEDYRESIFELLQQITYLDGFDQEDNEAPDSEEEDDEDGDEDDEEEEEDEAGPPEGYEEEEEEEEEDEDEDEDEAGSELEEGEEEVGLSYLMKEEIQDEEDDDDYVEEGEEEEEEEEEEEEGLRGEKRKRDAEDDGEEDD from the exons atggagaTGAAGAAGAGGATTAACCTGGAGTTAAGGGACAGAGCTCCGGAGGAG GTAACAGAATTGGTCCTTGATAATTGCCTCTGTGTCAATGGGGAAATTGAGGGCCTgaatgatacttttaaaaaactagagTTTCTGAGTATGGCTAATGTGGAACTAAGTTCACTGGCCCGGCTGCCCAGCTTAAATAAACTTCGGAAG TTGGAACTTAGTGATAATATAATTTCTGGAGGCTTGGAAGTCCTGGCAGAGAAATGCCCAAATCTTACCTACCTCAATTTGAGTGGAAACAAAATCAAAGATCTCAGTACAGTAGAAGCTCTG caaaatcttaaaaatttgaaGAGTCTTGACTTGTTTAACTGTGAGATCACAAACCTGGAAGATTACAGAGAAAGTATTTTTGAACTGCTGCAGCAAATCACATACTTAGATGGATTTGACCAGGAGGATAATGAAGCACCAGACTCAGAAGAGGAGGATGATGAGG ATGGAGATGAAGAtgatgaagaggaagaggaagatgaagcTGGTCCACCTGAAGGatatgaggaagaggaggaggaagaggaggaggatgaggatGAGGATGAAGATGAAGCAGGCTCAGAActggaagagggagaagaggaggtggGCCTCTCATActtgatgaaagaagaaattcaG GATGAAGAAGATGATGATGACTATGTtgaagaaggggaagaagaagaagaagaagaagaagagg aagaagAAGGTCTTCGAGGGGAAAAGAGGAAACGAGATGCTGAAGATGATGGAGAGGAAGATGACTAG
- the ANP32E gene encoding acidic leucine-rich nuclear phosphoprotein 32 family member E isoform X2, whose translation MEMKKRINLELRDRAPEEVTELVLDNCLCVNGEIEGLNDTFKKLEFLSMANVELSSLARLPSLNKLRKLELSDNIISGGLEVLAEKCPNLTYLNLSGNKIKDLSTVEALQNLKNLKSLDLFNCEITNLEDYRESIFELLQQITYLDGFDQEDNEAPDSEEEDDEDGDEDDEEEEEDEAGPPEGYEEEEEEEEEDEDEDEDEAGSELEEGEEEVGLSYLMKEEIQDEEDDDDYVEEGEEEEEEEEEEEGLRGEKRKRDAEDDGEEDD comes from the exons atggagaTGAAGAAGAGGATTAACCTGGAGTTAAGGGACAGAGCTCCGGAGGAG GTAACAGAATTGGTCCTTGATAATTGCCTCTGTGTCAATGGGGAAATTGAGGGCCTgaatgatacttttaaaaaactagagTTTCTGAGTATGGCTAATGTGGAACTAAGTTCACTGGCCCGGCTGCCCAGCTTAAATAAACTTCGGAAG TTGGAACTTAGTGATAATATAATTTCTGGAGGCTTGGAAGTCCTGGCAGAGAAATGCCCAAATCTTACCTACCTCAATTTGAGTGGAAACAAAATCAAAGATCTCAGTACAGTAGAAGCTCTG caaaatcttaaaaatttgaaGAGTCTTGACTTGTTTAACTGTGAGATCACAAACCTGGAAGATTACAGAGAAAGTATTTTTGAACTGCTGCAGCAAATCACATACTTAGATGGATTTGACCAGGAGGATAATGAAGCACCAGACTCAGAAGAGGAGGATGATGAGG ATGGAGATGAAGAtgatgaagaggaagaggaagatgaagcTGGTCCACCTGAAGGatatgaggaagaggaggaggaagaggaggaggatgaggatGAGGATGAAGATGAAGCAGGCTCAGAActggaagagggagaagaggaggtggGCCTCTCATActtgatgaaagaagaaattcaG GATGAAGAAGATGATGATGACTATGTtgaagaaggggaagaagaagaagaagaagaagaagagg aagAAGGTCTTCGAGGGGAAAAGAGGAAACGAGATGCTGAAGATGATGGAGAGGAAGATGACTAG